A stretch of DNA from Sphingomonas sp. SORGH_AS_0879:
CGCATCCATCAGCGCCAGCCGCTCCATCTGCACCGCCATGGTGAACACCGCCGCCAGACGCGGCAGGTCATGACAGAGCCGGCCCAGCCGCTCATAGGGCACGAACGCCGTCACCGCCTCCGTGATCGCGGTCAGGGTATCCGCCGCCTGGGGCAGGACCATGCTGGGCGTCGCCAACATGTCCCCGGGCAGATGCACCTTCTGCACCAGCCGGTTGCCGCTGCGCAGCAGGATCGAGGAACTAACCCAGCCCTTGTTCAGCATGTGGATGCCGCGAACGCTGTCGCCTTCGCGCTGGAACGTCTCGCCGCGCCGCCGGACGACCTCGTCATCACCGAGCGCGAGAAGGGCCTGTTCCTCCCGCGCGGTCAGGGCGGCGAAGGCGCGGAAACGGTGGATCGGGTACGCTATGCCGGTTTCCTTTCGTGTCACTCGCGCGGTCGCGAAAGGACGAATCACACGACCGCAAGCGTAACGATAGCCGCCCCGCCGCCGGTCGTCCTGCGTCTACATCAAGCTCAGGGCGGTAAATCGTCATCGGGCCCGACGCTACCCTGCGCCCGGAAACGGTACCGCTCTGGTGACGGACACGGCCCCCACTATGCCGATGCTATGCGAAAGCCGGAAATCCGTCTCGAAATGCTATGCCGGGCTCGATAGCTGGAGGGCCGCAACGAGGATTGTGGCATGGCGGCTTGGCATCGAACGCGGCGCGCGGATGGGGCGCTGCGGGGCGGCGGACTGGTCTTGTGGGGAATCGCCTATGCGGCGATCACGCATCTCTATGCCGAGCACCCCTCGCCTGTGTCACCGGGCGCGACGGCGTTGGCGCTGGCGGCGATCGGCTTTCTGGGCGCCAGCATCGGCAGCGCCCTGGTGATGCTCGGGCGGCACGTGTTCGACGAGGTGGAGGTCAGCAGCCGCTGGCGGATGCGATCCACCGCCACCCCGCCGGGAGGTATCGATCGCGACTGACCGTTCGTTACGGGCCGGTGTCCTCCGAACGCCCGGCATCTTTTTACGCAACTGTAACGACGGCATGAGCCTTTCCCGGCGATTGCGTCGTTCAGTGCCCCATGACTGCCGCCATGCCATGGCCCCGCCATCCGGGGCGCCGTTCCGTCGTGCCCAGGCTCGACGGGGCACAGCCATGTCGCCTGGGCCCGACGGCTTCGGCCCTGTCCCCTGCCCTGCCCACTCCTGCCCCGATACGCCATTTGGGTCCGGCGGGCGAATGCGATAGGCAGCGCCCAGGAGATTGAAATGCGACGATTAATCAACCGGGTGAGGCGATTGCGGCAGGCCGATGATCAGGTCTCGTCACGGGTCCGCGCCGTGCTGGTCGAGTCGCTCTATGCCTCGCCGCGCTCGCTGATCATCGGCGCGCTGACCAGCAGTGCGATCGCCGCCGTTGTCGCCATCGCCAGCGGGGACGACTGGCTGATGGCCTGCGCACTCGGCATCGCGCTGGTGGGGCTGGTCCGCATCGTCGACACTTTATGGACCCGCCGCACCGCGACCGTCCGCCAGCAGGAGCGCGGCTATCGGCTCGGCGCGCTCAGCTATGCCGCGCTGCTGGGCCTCTTCGGGCTGCTGACGCTGACCCGGACCGAGGACGGCACGCTGCATCTCCTGTCGGTCACCACCGCGATCGGTTATGCGGCGGGGATTGCGGGGCGCAATGCCGGGCGGCCGCTGATCGCCCTGTCGCAGTTGTGCTGCGCCTCGCTGCCGCTCGCCCTCGGGCTGCTCATGCCGCTGGAGCCGCTCAAGGCGCTGATGGCGGCGGTGATCCTGTTGTTCGTCGTCGCGATGATGGACATCACGCAACAGACCTATGCCGCGATCCTGCGCGCGACCGTCGCGTCGCAGGAAAAGGCCGCGCTGGCGGAGCATCACGCGCGGATGGCGCGTCGCGACGACCTGACCGGCGTGGCCAACCGCACCGCCTTTCGCGAGCATTTCGAGGAAAGGCTGCGTACCCTGTCCACCAACGGGGAAAAGCTGGCGCTGCTCTGGCTGGATCTCGACCGGTTCAAGGAGGTGAACGATTCCTTCGGCCATCTGGCGGGCAATGCCCTGCTGGTCCAGATCGCCCGGCGGCTCAACGCGCATTTCGGCGAGGCCGGGCTCGTCGCCCGACTGGGCGGGGACGAGTTCGCGGTTCTGTGCCATATCTCCCATGCCGAGGCGGCGGGCGGCATCGGCGCGACCATCCTCGACCTGGTCCGCGAACCGGTGGCGTTCAGCGGCCATGTCCTGCGCACCTCCGCGTCGATCGGCGTCGCCATCGCGCCCGAAGATGGCGGAGACGCCGACACGCTGCTGAAGAATGCCGATCTGGCGCTCTACCGCGCGAAGGAGAATGGGCGGGGCCGCTTCTTCCTCTACGAACCCGTGATGGACGAGAAGATCGAGCGCCGCCGCCAACTGGCCGCCGCGATGGACGGCGCACTGGAACGGGGGGAGTTCCATCTGCTCTTCCAGCCGATCTTCCGCCTGACCCAGGCCAGCATCACCTCGTGCGAGACGCTGCTGCGATGGCACAGCCCGCAATTCGGGCCGGTATCGCCCGGCGAGTTCATCCCCATCGCCGAGGAGAACGGGCTGATCGTCCCGATCGGCGACTGGGTGCTGCGCCAGGCATGCATGACGGCCAGCGCCTGGCCATCCGAGGTCACCGTCGCGGTCAACCTGTCGCCCGTGCAACTGCGCACGCCCGATCTGGCCGAAGCGGTGAAGGCGGCGCTGGCGGCGAGCGGCCTGCCGCCGCAGCGGCTGACCCTGGAGGTCACGGAGACGGTGCTGCTCGACGATGTCGGACGCTCGATCGACGCGCTGACCGCACTCAACCGCATCCATGTCTGCACCACGCTGGACGATTTCGGGACCGGCTATTCCTCGCTCAGCTATCTGACCCAGTTCCCGTTCCAGACGCTGAAGATCGATCGGTCCTTCGTCATCGATCTGGAGCACAACCCCGCCTCGGTGGCGATCGTGCAGACCATCGTCGAGCTCGCCGCCAAGCTGGGGATGCGGACGGTGGCCGAGGGGGTGGAGACGTCCGCACAACTCGAACAGCTACGGCGGACGCGGTGCGACGCGGTACAGGGCTTTCTGCTCGCCAAGCCGATGACGGCGGATCGGCTGTCCGCCTTGTTCGCCGGACTGGGGCTGGAGGAAGATGGCCCCGGAGAGGCGATCGCGATCCCCGGGGCCGGTTGATCAGGCGTCGGCCTTTTCGCGCAGACGGGTCTGTGCGGCGACCAGCCGCTCCATCCGTTTCAGATCCCCCTCGGTCAGTCGCAACGCGGCATCGGCCCAGAGGTCGACCACCGCCTCCAATTCCTCCAGCGGCAGCGGATTGACCGCGCGAGACGCCTCATAGATGGCGCAATGCGCGCTGTGCCGCCGATGATTCTGGCGGATATAGTCGGCGACCATGCGCCGCCCCTCGCCCGGCTCGGCCAGGTTGTGGACCAGGCCCATGTCGTACAGTTCCTCCGCGCTGTAGGTCCGGCCGCTCATGATCATCCGCTCCGCGCGCGCCGCGCCCAGCCGCCGCGACAGGAAGCAATGCGCCCCCATGCCGGGGAAGAGACCGAACAGCGTCTCGGGCAGGCCGAAGCTGGTGCCCCGCTCGGCGATGACGACATGGAAGGACAACAGCGCCTCGAACCCGCCGCCCAGCGCGTCGCCCTCGACCAGGCCGATGGTGATGATCGGCCGCTCCAGCCCGCGCATGTTGCGATGGAGGATCTGCACACAGGTCCGCCCATAACGGACCAGCATCGCGTGATCGCGGTCGCGGATCGCCTGTGCGAACAGGTTCAGGTCGCCGCCCAGCGAGAAGACGCCGGGAAAGCCGGAGCCCAGCACAACATAGCGGATGGGCATGTCCCCGCCATCGGCGGCCGTGACGATCGCCTCCTGCCAACGGACGAAATCGCGCAACAGGTCCGGGTTGAAACTGGGCCGCGTCCGGGCCCGCATATCGGTCCACAACGTCCGGGTATCGGGATCGTAGCGGGTATCAAGCTGTTCGAGGCGAAACGATGCCGCGATCCCCTCATCCCCGGCACGCGACGGGTGGCTTTCGACGGGGCGCGGGCCACGAATGTCCGTCGCCATCTTGGAATCATAAGCGGTCATGGGTTTTACTCTCGACATGCAGCACCATGCTGCCCATCGAAGATAGGCCGGCGACCTGCCGAGACGTCGGTCAAAGCGACGTATTTGGAACGACTTACGCCGCCGTCACCCTGGGGATGGCCGGGATATCCGGTCGGCGTCCATGCTCCTGTACGACCGACCGCCGTCGAGCCCGGTCGGCCTCCCCCGATGCCGGTGGCGGCGCGGGGCGCCCATAGAGATAGCCCTGCCCCAACTGGCACCCCAATTGCCTTAGACGATGCGCCTGCACCTCGGTCTCGATCCCCTCGGCAACAACGACCTTGCCCAGCCCGCGGCCCAGACCGACGATCGCATGGACGATCGCCAGCGTCCCGCCATCGGACTCGTCGATGCCCGCGACGAAGGACCGGTCGATCTTGATCCGGTCGACCGGCAACTGGCGGAGATGGACGAGCGAGGCATA
This window harbors:
- a CDS encoding Crp/Fnr family transcriptional regulator, with the protein product MTRKETGIAYPIHRFRAFAALTAREEQALLALGDDEVVRRRGETFQREGDSVRGIHMLNKGWVSSSILLRSGNRLVQKVHLPGDMLATPSMVLPQAADTLTAITEAVTAFVPYERLGRLCHDLPRLAAVFTMAVQMERLALMDALAVTGKASAREQLARLLLDLHARLTPIGAVQEDGFVMPLTQEIIGDLLGLTAVHVNRTIRALEVEGLVARSGHRVRLLDLGALRRLSPLSPRQPQFEPAWLPPAL
- a CDS encoding crotonase/enoyl-CoA hydratase family protein; protein product: MTAYDSKMATDIRGPRPVESHPSRAGDEGIAASFRLEQLDTRYDPDTRTLWTDMRARTRPSFNPDLLRDFVRWQEAIVTAADGGDMPIRYVVLGSGFPGVFSLGGDLNLFAQAIRDRDHAMLVRYGRTCVQILHRNMRGLERPIITIGLVEGDALGGGFEALLSFHVVIAERGTSFGLPETLFGLFPGMGAHCFLSRRLGAARAERMIMSGRTYSAEELYDMGLVHNLAEPGEGRRMVADYIRQNHRRHSAHCAIYEASRAVNPLPLEELEAVVDLWADAALRLTEGDLKRMERLVAAQTRLREKADA
- a CDS encoding bifunctional diguanylate cyclase/phosphodiesterase codes for the protein MRRLINRVRRLRQADDQVSSRVRAVLVESLYASPRSLIIGALTSSAIAAVVAIASGDDWLMACALGIALVGLVRIVDTLWTRRTATVRQQERGYRLGALSYAALLGLFGLLTLTRTEDGTLHLLSVTTAIGYAAGIAGRNAGRPLIALSQLCCASLPLALGLLMPLEPLKALMAAVILLFVVAMMDITQQTYAAILRATVASQEKAALAEHHARMARRDDLTGVANRTAFREHFEERLRTLSTNGEKLALLWLDLDRFKEVNDSFGHLAGNALLVQIARRLNAHFGEAGLVARLGGDEFAVLCHISHAEAAGGIGATILDLVREPVAFSGHVLRTSASIGVAIAPEDGGDADTLLKNADLALYRAKENGRGRFFLYEPVMDEKIERRRQLAAAMDGALERGEFHLLFQPIFRLTQASITSCETLLRWHSPQFGPVSPGEFIPIAEENGLIVPIGDWVLRQACMTASAWPSEVTVAVNLSPVQLRTPDLAEAVKAALAASGLPPQRLTLEVTETVLLDDVGRSIDALTALNRIHVCTTLDDFGTGYSSLSYLTQFPFQTLKIDRSFVIDLEHNPASVAIVQTIVELAAKLGMRTVAEGVETSAQLEQLRRTRCDAVQGFLLAKPMTADRLSALFAGLGLEEDGPGEAIAIPGAG